One Pseudodesulfovibrio cashew DNA window includes the following coding sequences:
- a CDS encoding branched-chain amino acid ABC transporter permease produces the protein MDLVFFAQDCINGILMGLIYGLVALGLTLIFGVLKVINFAHGSFIMVGMFVAYWAVCLTGLHPYLALVIVIPAMFLFGYWTQKLLIRPIFIAERDVREPTTVIVVTTGMWYVLDNLALLVFGPDYRALAPNPLKGQMLSYGEIFISVPKLYGAIASVATAGALFWFLQKTRMGRAIRATSLDRGAASLMGIDQWKIFNIAMGIGTAIAGISGAVLTPFYNVYPSVGIPFDVKSFVIVVLGGLGSIWGALVGGVIVGLVESVGPNFMTSTWTEAIVYGLFLLVLFVKPSGLFGQKHDW, from the coding sequence ATGGACTTGGTTTTCTTTGCCCAGGACTGCATCAACGGCATCCTCATGGGCCTCATCTACGGCCTGGTCGCGCTGGGCCTGACCCTGATCTTCGGTGTGTTGAAAGTCATCAACTTCGCCCACGGGTCATTCATCATGGTCGGCATGTTCGTGGCCTATTGGGCCGTCTGCCTGACCGGGCTGCACCCCTATCTGGCTTTGGTCATCGTTATCCCGGCCATGTTCCTGTTCGGCTACTGGACCCAGAAGCTGCTTATTCGGCCGATCTTCATCGCGGAGCGCGACGTCCGGGAGCCGACCACGGTTATCGTGGTGACCACGGGCATGTGGTACGTGCTGGATAACCTGGCTCTGCTCGTCTTCGGCCCCGACTACCGCGCCCTGGCCCCCAATCCGCTCAAGGGGCAGATGCTCAGCTACGGTGAGATATTCATATCCGTGCCCAAGCTCTACGGGGCCATTGCCTCCGTAGCCACTGCCGGGGCTCTCTTCTGGTTCCTTCAGAAGACCCGCATGGGGAGGGCCATTCGGGCAACCAGCCTCGACCGGGGAGCGGCCAGCCTGATGGGCATCGACCAATGGAAAATTTTCAATATCGCCATGGGCATCGGGACGGCCATTGCCGGTATATCCGGTGCGGTGCTGACCCCGTTCTACAACGTCTACCCCTCCGTGGGCATCCCGTTTGACGTCAAGTCCTTCGTCATCGTGGTCCTCGGCGGGTTGGGCTCCATCTGGGGGGCGCTCGTGGGCGGCGTCATTGTCGGATTGGTCGAATCCGTGGGACCTAACTTCATGACCTCAACGTGGACTGAAGCCATTGTCTACGGCCTTTTCCTGCTCGTGCTCTTTGTGAAGCCGTCGGGACTTTTCGGCCAGAAGCACGACTGGTAA
- the gabT gene encoding 4-aminobutyrate--2-oxoglutarate transaminase has protein sequence MSQVKQDLLNRRAKAVAKGVSTGTVVAVKAEGAIITDVDGKEYIDFAGGIGVVNVGHNNPRVVEAIKKQADNILHTCFHVAMYEEYIALCEKLIEIAPGDFEKRAALFNSGAEAVENAIKIARHATGKQGVMVFENAFHGRTLLTMSLTSKIKPYKLGFGPYAPEIYRIPPAYCYRCPLGREYPTCDIGCADLLSKSFIGRAAAENLACVIAEPVMGEGGFIAPPKEYFPKIQNICRENDILFIADEVQSGFGRTGRMLAMEHWGVVPDLTVMAKSMGGGMPISAVAGRADIMDAPHVGGLGGTYGGNPVCASAALAAIAALEEDNLIQKGAELGDKLVNRFKELQERHAIIGEVRGKGPMLALELVLDPKTKEPAPAKAKELVSYCLDKGLILLSCGNFGNVIRTLMPLVITEEQLEKALSIMDEGLASISQ, from the coding sequence ATGAGCCAAGTTAAGCAGGATTTATTGAACAGACGGGCAAAGGCTGTTGCCAAGGGTGTTTCCACGGGAACGGTCGTAGCCGTCAAGGCCGAAGGCGCAATCATTACTGATGTCGACGGCAAGGAATATATCGACTTTGCGGGAGGCATCGGCGTGGTCAACGTCGGGCACAACAACCCCAGGGTCGTGGAAGCCATCAAGAAGCAGGCGGACAATATTCTCCATACCTGTTTTCACGTGGCTATGTATGAGGAGTACATCGCCTTGTGCGAGAAGCTGATCGAGATCGCCCCGGGTGATTTCGAGAAGCGGGCGGCCCTCTTCAACAGTGGCGCCGAGGCGGTGGAGAACGCCATCAAGATCGCCCGGCATGCCACCGGCAAACAAGGCGTCATGGTTTTCGAGAATGCCTTCCACGGCCGTACTCTGCTGACCATGTCCCTCACCAGCAAGATCAAGCCGTACAAGCTCGGCTTCGGTCCTTACGCTCCCGAGATTTATCGAATCCCTCCCGCCTATTGCTATCGCTGTCCCCTTGGTCGGGAATATCCTACCTGCGACATCGGCTGCGCGGACCTGCTGAGCAAATCGTTCATCGGCAGGGCGGCCGCCGAGAACCTGGCCTGCGTCATCGCGGAACCCGTCATGGGTGAGGGCGGATTCATTGCGCCGCCCAAGGAATACTTCCCTAAGATCCAGAATATCTGCCGTGAAAACGACATCCTGTTCATCGCCGACGAGGTGCAGTCCGGTTTCGGTCGTACCGGCCGGATGCTCGCCATGGAGCATTGGGGCGTGGTGCCCGATCTCACGGTCATGGCCAAGTCCATGGGAGGAGGCATGCCCATCTCCGCAGTGGCCGGTCGGGCCGACATCATGGATGCCCCGCACGTGGGCGGCCTTGGCGGAACCTACGGTGGAAATCCGGTCTGCGCGTCTGCGGCGCTGGCCGCCATCGCGGCCCTCGAGGAAGACAACCTCATTCAGAAGGGAGCCGAACTCGGAGACAAGCTTGTCAACCGTTTCAAGGAACTGCAGGAGCGACACGCCATCATCGGCGAGGTCCGGGGCAAGGGACCCATGCTGGCCCTTGAACTGGTTCTCGACCCCAAGACCAAGGAACCCGCCCCGGCCAAGGCCAAGGAGCTTGTCTCCTACTGTCTGGACAAGGGGCTCATCCTGCTTTCCTGCGGCAACTTCGGGAACGTCATCCGTACCCTGATGCCGCTGGTCATCACCGAGGAACAACTGGAGAAGGCTCTGTCCATCATGGACGAGGGGCTTGCTTCCATTTCCCAGTAA
- a CDS encoding sigma 54-interacting transcriptional regulator — protein MKSCADLPSILDAVSYALVALDLNCHVLYLNKSATRFLQSRGRAVADYIGHPSDSLLPLATPKAREAMAGPDFQKGEGRIVAKGKELFYEITPLMIDNKLAGSVVSLQRPERYEELACNLETYQNMARQLQTIFQASSDGIWVTDGNGVILDINKASERLNAIDRESLIGTNVRDLLDKGIVDDAVTLHVMRSKRQRTIIQYIQSTGKQLLVTGTPAFDDKGELFLVVLNERDITDLNELRENLEEARRAQAKVQEELDGLTMLEFEHGGVVAESKSMREVLTTCLRLSKLESTTILLLGDSGTGKGLLARFIHKSGPYKQKPFISVNCAALPESLFEAELFGYEKGAFTGAVEAGRIGLIELAGEGTLFLDEVGELAPASQAKLLKCLDEREYLPLGAGKPKLLRCNIIAATNRDLDAMVQAKRFRKDLLYRLNTFSVSIPPLRMRPEDLFELVTLILRECNKKYETNKRITSKLLDRLQQYDFPGNVRELKGLLRKAVVMANGEVIDDFIIELLQSDTSLEESQSRETLIEAVDAVERKMLTKARATCSGTREMASLLGVSQPTIVRKLKKHGISPPRSNSLSE, from the coding sequence ATGAAATCATGTGCGGATCTCCCCTCCATACTTGACGCGGTCAGCTACGCCCTGGTCGCCCTCGACCTGAACTGCCACGTTCTGTACCTCAATAAGAGCGCAACGCGCTTCCTGCAGTCCCGAGGAAGAGCCGTTGCCGATTATATCGGCCATCCGAGCGACAGCCTGCTGCCCCTGGCCACGCCCAAGGCGCGCGAGGCCATGGCCGGACCGGATTTCCAAAAAGGGGAAGGGCGCATCGTAGCCAAGGGCAAGGAGCTGTTTTACGAGATTACCCCGCTGATGATCGACAACAAGCTGGCCGGTTCCGTGGTCAGCCTGCAACGCCCCGAGCGCTACGAGGAGCTCGCTTGCAACCTGGAGACCTACCAGAATATGGCCCGCCAGCTCCAAACCATATTCCAGGCCTCCAGCGACGGCATCTGGGTCACCGACGGCAACGGCGTCATTCTGGACATCAACAAGGCTTCCGAGCGGCTCAACGCCATTGACCGGGAATCCCTCATCGGAACCAACGTACGGGACCTCCTGGACAAGGGAATCGTCGACGATGCGGTGACCTTGCACGTCATGCGGAGCAAGCGCCAGCGCACCATCATTCAGTATATTCAGAGTACCGGGAAGCAACTGCTGGTCACCGGTACTCCGGCCTTCGACGACAAGGGAGAGCTTTTTCTCGTGGTGCTCAATGAACGGGATATCACCGACCTCAACGAGTTGCGAGAGAACCTGGAAGAAGCCCGGCGAGCCCAGGCAAAGGTCCAGGAAGAGCTGGACGGTTTGACCATGCTTGAATTCGAGCATGGAGGGGTGGTGGCGGAGTCAAAGTCCATGCGCGAGGTCTTGACCACCTGTCTGCGGCTCTCCAAGCTGGAGTCCACCACCATACTGCTCCTCGGCGACTCCGGGACCGGCAAGGGGCTGTTGGCTCGATTCATCCACAAGAGCGGTCCCTACAAGCAGAAACCCTTTATTTCGGTAAACTGTGCAGCCCTCCCGGAATCCCTCTTTGAGGCGGAGCTCTTCGGGTATGAAAAGGGCGCTTTCACAGGTGCGGTGGAAGCGGGGCGAATCGGGCTCATCGAATTGGCCGGAGAGGGCACGCTGTTTCTCGACGAGGTGGGGGAGCTTGCCCCGGCCAGTCAGGCCAAGTTGCTCAAATGTCTGGATGAAAGAGAATACCTGCCGCTCGGTGCGGGGAAGCCCAAACTGCTTCGCTGCAATATCATAGCCGCTACCAACAGAGACCTGGATGCCATGGTCCAGGCCAAACGGTTCCGCAAGGATCTGCTCTACAGGTTGAATACCTTTTCCGTTTCCATTCCTCCATTGAGGATGCGTCCCGAGGATCTCTTCGAGTTGGTCACGCTCATTCTCAGGGAGTGCAACAAGAAATACGAAACCAACAAGCGAATCACCTCGAAGCTGCTCGACCGGCTGCAGCAGTATGATTTTCCGGGCAACGTTCGTGAACTCAAGGGACTGTTGCGAAAGGCGGTGGTCATGGCCAACGGCGAGGTCATCGACGACTTCATCATTGAACTGCTCCAGTCGGACACCTCGCTGGAAGAAAGCCAGAGCCGGGAAACTCTGATTGAAGCAGTGGATGCGGTGGAAAGGAAGATGTTGACGAAGGCGCGAGCGACCTGTTCCGGGACACGGGAAATGGCGTCCCTGCTCGGGGTGAGTCAGCCCACGATTGTGCGAAAATTAAAAAAACACGGTATTTCACCGCCTCGGTCCAATAGCCTTTCGGAGTGA
- a CDS encoding DUF4160 domain-containing protein, whose protein sequence is MANSTDLELSLKKYLDSFLTRPSRPPRQRNTDFIVLGKNSGFVSGAKVEIRINEHAPPHFHVTINKDSASYAIKDCALLSGGLPQKTQKRLKQWYQNDGREKLIADWNGSRPSDCTVGKI, encoded by the coding sequence ATGGCAAATTCGACAGACTTAGAGCTTTCACTCAAAAAATATCTGGACTCCTTCCTGACTCGCCCCTCTAGGCCTCCGCGACAAAGAAACACAGACTTTATTGTCCTGGGCAAAAACTCAGGGTTCGTTTCCGGGGCCAAAGTGGAGATTCGGATTAATGAACACGCCCCACCTCATTTTCATGTAACCATAAACAAAGATTCAGCGTCGTATGCTATTAAAGACTGCGCTTTGCTATCAGGTGGGCTACCCCAAAAAACGCAAAAGCGACTTAAACAGTGGTACCAAAATGACGGGCGTGAAAAACTAATCGCAGATTGGAACGGTTCCCGACCTTCCGACTGCACTGTGGGTAAAATCTAG
- a CDS encoding nucleoid-associated protein — MECYNLRLTRMVVHEVKQRTPDGLVPPNLGDTLEKLDRAADTTFRNRVTEAFGAGGKSVEMACTNTGSGSAFELTGKLLASSNSEFIKISEEAATKLTDAQTRTQIPGGLLIVFSGTVQNPGRPFIGYLKAEPQDGFHRTTKDGREKLEFLKKLFLTRESKVYKIGMFVEMPSKNGSDPEYEYFLYDKNITKKQTSQAAAYFYQGFLGLSHLKKVAKLTHDFVVRTRQFISRLPLPEEKKFDLRSALISYVKTSQNATICPSEFANDYFVDEDTRDNYEAFCQKHEIPVTAFAKDLSECKKLFEKRTIHFRKGLTLSGPAETFGDVVEVEPYTPEGSDENWTRITVKADMKSGN, encoded by the coding sequence ATGGAGTGCTACAATCTAAGACTGACACGAATGGTTGTCCACGAAGTCAAACAGCGTACCCCCGACGGCTTAGTGCCTCCGAACTTGGGCGACACCCTTGAAAAACTGGACAGAGCCGCTGACACAACCTTTCGGAATCGTGTCACCGAAGCATTTGGAGCTGGAGGGAAAAGTGTCGAAATGGCGTGCACCAACACCGGCTCAGGATCGGCTTTTGAACTCACTGGAAAGCTGCTGGCATCTTCAAATAGTGAATTCATAAAAATATCCGAAGAAGCAGCCACCAAATTGACAGACGCTCAAACTCGCACCCAAATCCCAGGTGGGTTGCTGATTGTCTTTAGCGGTACGGTACAAAATCCGGGGCGTCCTTTTATTGGCTACCTCAAAGCGGAACCACAGGACGGTTTCCATCGCACAACGAAAGATGGTCGAGAAAAGTTAGAATTCTTAAAAAAATTATTCCTTACCCGCGAATCGAAAGTTTACAAGATAGGCATGTTCGTTGAAATGCCATCCAAGAATGGGAGTGACCCGGAATACGAATATTTTCTGTACGACAAAAATATTACCAAAAAGCAGACCTCCCAAGCAGCGGCATATTTTTACCAAGGCTTTCTCGGCCTTTCCCATCTTAAGAAAGTGGCAAAGTTAACTCATGACTTCGTGGTTAGGACTAGGCAGTTCATTTCTAGGTTGCCACTACCAGAAGAAAAGAAATTTGATTTGCGCTCAGCCTTAATTTCGTATGTAAAAACAAGCCAAAATGCCACAATCTGTCCATCAGAATTCGCCAACGACTATTTCGTAGATGAAGATACGAGGGATAATTATGAGGCTTTTTGTCAAAAACACGAAATACCTGTTACAGCATTCGCCAAGGACCTTTCGGAATGCAAGAAGCTTTTTGAAAAGCGAACCATCCACTTCCGTAAAGGCTTAACGTTGTCAGGACCGGCTGAGACCTTCGGAGATGTTGTTGAGGTCGAGCCTTACACGCCAGAAGGCAGTGATGAGAATTGGACCAGGATTACGGTCAAGGCAGACATGAAAAGCGGCAACTAG
- a CDS encoding GTP pyrophosphokinase: MGEKELLELWEREQPLYEAWGNTVRDTVCTGLQESSLDLSKFIKIPATPRTKDPESLRTKAFYREKPYQNPYKEITDKVGVRFVVLNTLAVDVVNEIISGIPGWDVQIDRDFEQERIERPEVFGYQSEHFLVSPSSPIEIGPHSVPVDTTCEIQVRSLTQHAWAETMHSWVYKQKTLEASPEVKRKCAQAVALTELLDQIYCEVEQEMGAASKKLDEQILNLAHLYETTVGISPTDSALNTYLLDAYAEAPDVSMRDLVDFFDANGFLAQTIRDHAKDDVLYRQPAILFIYYQASRRRQKTAKLWPFTKEACSKIYMDLGLATP; the protein is encoded by the coding sequence ATGGGCGAAAAAGAGCTACTGGAACTATGGGAGCGGGAGCAGCCCTTGTATGAAGCTTGGGGCAACACAGTCAGAGACACCGTGTGTACTGGACTTCAAGAATCTTCCTTGGATTTGAGCAAGTTTATCAAGATCCCGGCCACCCCACGAACCAAAGACCCGGAAAGTCTCCGCACCAAAGCTTTTTACCGCGAAAAACCATACCAAAACCCATATAAGGAAATCACGGACAAAGTGGGCGTCCGCTTCGTGGTCCTCAACACCCTCGCGGTAGATGTTGTAAACGAGATTATCAGCGGTATTCCTGGGTGGGATGTCCAAATTGATCGTGATTTTGAACAGGAAAGAATTGAGCGCCCCGAGGTGTTTGGCTATCAATCTGAACATTTCCTCGTTTCACCGAGTAGCCCAATAGAAATTGGCCCACATAGTGTCCCAGTGGACACGACTTGCGAAATACAGGTAAGATCGTTAACGCAACACGCTTGGGCCGAGACCATGCACTCTTGGGTATACAAGCAAAAGACCTTGGAAGCCTCACCCGAAGTCAAACGCAAATGTGCCCAGGCCGTCGCCTTGACTGAATTGTTGGATCAAATTTATTGCGAAGTAGAGCAGGAGATGGGAGCAGCCTCGAAGAAATTAGATGAGCAAATTCTAAACCTTGCTCACCTCTACGAAACCACTGTCGGCATAAGCCCAACGGACAGCGCCTTGAATACGTATCTGCTTGATGCGTATGCAGAAGCGCCAGACGTGTCTATGCGCGACTTGGTTGATTTCTTCGATGCAAATGGGTTTCTTGCCCAAACAATTCGAGACCACGCCAAGGACGACGTCCTCTACCGCCAACCCGCCATCCTGTTCATTTATTATCAGGCATCTAGACGACGCCAAAAAACCGCAAAACTGTGGCCTTTTACCAAAGAAGCTTGTTCCAAGATTTACATGGACCTTGGCCTTGCTACGCCATAA
- a CDS encoding HigA family addiction module antitoxin: MGTMIRKPTHPGAIIRQDYMEPLSLTVTALAAHLGISRKHLSQVLHERASVTSGLALRLAKAFDTTPDLWLNLQRKRDLWEAERDTPGLENVEPLPGLQDIGKELR, encoded by the coding sequence ATGGGAACTATGATCCGCAAGCCGACCCATCCGGGTGCAATTATTCGCCAGGACTATATGGAGCCGCTGTCTTTGACCGTCACGGCTCTAGCGGCACATTTGGGTATTAGCCGCAAGCATCTTTCCCAAGTGCTCCACGAACGTGCCAGCGTCACTTCCGGTCTCGCTCTTCGGTTGGCAAAGGCTTTCGACACCACTCCCGATCTTTGGCTTAATCTCCAGCGTAAGCGCGATTTGTGGGAGGCTGAGCGGGATACCCCCGGCCTTGAAAATGTGGAGCCTTTGCCGGGATTGCAGGATATAGGCAAGGAGTTACGATAA
- a CDS encoding type II toxin-antitoxin system RelE/ParE family toxin — MIKSFLHKGLEVFFRTGSSKGIQSKHADRLGRMLDRLDAAVEVRDMNAPGYDLHPLKGKLAGHWSVKVSGNWRMTFRMENGNAYVVNYLDYH; from the coding sequence ATGATTAAGAGCTTTTTGCATAAGGGGCTTGAGGTCTTTTTCAGAACCGGGAGTTCCAAGGGCATTCAGTCTAAACATGCTGACCGGCTTGGCAGGATGCTTGACCGATTGGACGCAGCGGTCGAGGTTCGTGATATGAACGCTCCCGGTTATGATCTTCACCCCCTGAAAGGAAAGCTGGCAGGGCATTGGTCTGTGAAGGTGTCCGGTAATTGGCGCATGACATTCCGAATGGAGAATGGCAACGCCTACGTTGTGAACTATCTAGACTATCATTAG
- a CDS encoding recombinase family protein — protein sequence MPGQNIAYIRVSTLEQNTARQLDGMEFDRTFTDKASAKDTKRPALRECLDFIRDGDTLHIHSIDRLCRNLRDCQDLLDTLTAKGVTVRFHRENLTFSGQDDSMSKLMLQMMGAFAEFERNLLRERQAEGIAKAKTVGKYKGRKRALSQAQIREIRSRLAEGEKKAALAVEYGVSRQTLYAALKR from the coding sequence ATGCCAGGCCAGAACATTGCGTATATCCGTGTAAGCACCTTGGAGCAAAACACTGCCCGTCAGCTTGATGGAATGGAGTTTGACCGAACTTTTACAGACAAGGCCAGTGCGAAGGACACCAAGCGTCCAGCCTTGCGAGAGTGTCTGGACTTCATCCGTGACGGGGATACCCTCCATATTCACTCTATAGATCGGCTCTGCCGCAATCTACGTGACTGTCAGGACCTCTTGGATACTTTGACGGCCAAAGGTGTGACGGTGCGCTTCCACCGTGAAAATCTGACATTCTCTGGTCAGGATGATTCCATGTCCAAGCTTATGCTGCAAATGATGGGGGCTTTCGCAGAGTTTGAGCGAAATTTGCTGCGCGAGCGACAGGCCGAAGGAATCGCCAAAGCAAAGACCGTAGGAAAATACAAAGGCCGTAAGCGGGCGTTGAGTCAAGCGCAGATACGTGAAATTCGGTCGCGTCTGGCCGAGGGAGAAAAGAAAGCAGCTTTGGCCGTAGAATATGGCGTGAGTCGCCAAACTCTCTACGCCGCGCTTAAAAGATAA
- a CDS encoding terminase small subunit: MGSEREMQIVDRKSLASTLRLDEKTILARVREGMPFVQKGSRGRSWKFDLAECVAWDRDRAIRKATGVLHGDETEAQLKRRLLEARVRGEEIETARKADEIVPVDEVESALDHAFTTVRQGMLSIPGRVALRVLAAEDENTIKEILRDEIELALHALADSDLLEGWDDDSND, from the coding sequence ATGGGATCAGAACGGGAAATGCAGATTGTAGATAGGAAGTCTTTGGCCTCAACTCTTAGACTTGATGAAAAAACGATTTTAGCACGTGTTCGTGAGGGGATGCCTTTTGTTCAAAAAGGTAGCCGTGGCCGATCATGGAAATTTGACCTCGCGGAGTGTGTGGCCTGGGATCGTGACCGGGCCATACGGAAAGCAACCGGTGTGCTCCATGGCGATGAAACCGAGGCTCAATTGAAACGCCGTTTGTTGGAGGCTAGGGTTAGGGGGGAAGAGATAGAAACGGCCCGCAAGGCTGACGAAATCGTTCCGGTGGATGAAGTAGAGTCCGCTTTGGACCACGCCTTTACCACAGTGCGGCAGGGTATGCTCTCTATTCCTGGTCGGGTTGCCCTTCGTGTGTTGGCTGCCGAAGATGAAAACACGATCAAAGAAATATTACGTGACGAAATTGAACTTGCTTTGCACGCCTTGGCTGACTCGGATTTGCTGGAAGGGTGGGACGATGATTCTAACGACTAA
- a CDS encoding helix-turn-helix domain-containing protein, which translates to MIDRIYTVAEVAARLEVSVKTVRKFIRTGQLKAYNLGSKKRYRYAIRKAFLEAFLAAREVTGIEGVSDPWSRLDQALDFHLGISGKSCVDGERTLQGIR; encoded by the coding sequence ATGATTGATCGCATCTACACTGTGGCCGAAGTTGCGGCTCGTTTGGAAGTGTCCGTCAAGACTGTGCGCAAGTTTATACGAACGGGCCAGCTTAAAGCCTATAATTTAGGGTCTAAGAAACGTTACAGGTATGCCATACGGAAAGCCTTCCTTGAAGCCTTTCTGGCTGCGCGTGAGGTGACGGGGATTGAAGGGGTGAGTGATCCATGGAGCCGTCTTGACCAAGCCCTCGATTTTCACTTGGGAATTTCGGGAAAGTCGTGTGTGGACGGAGAAAGGACGTTGCAGGGGATACGCTAG
- a CDS encoding tyrosine-type recombinase/integrase, with amino-acid sequence MKGCRPLTEAEVRRVLTSFSGRYEVRNRCLFILGVLCGFRISEMLSLRIKDVVARRLVRRRVKVPKRNMKGSKEGRTAFLPPEGQQAVLDLIRALEYPAPDDFLFRSQRRGNRAISPSQAHRVLVSCFESCGVVDQVSTHSMRKTFADRMYTYFLQRVADGEKVDAFTETSLALGHRDPASTRHYLSFRDNERCEAAKAIGRALYD; translated from the coding sequence ATGAAGGGGTGTCGTCCGCTGACAGAAGCGGAAGTGCGCCGCGTGTTGACGTCATTCTCTGGTCGGTATGAGGTGCGTAATCGTTGCCTGTTTATCCTCGGAGTCCTGTGCGGCTTTCGTATTTCCGAAATGTTGTCTTTGAGAATTAAGGACGTGGTGGCGAGGAGGCTTGTCCGCAGACGGGTCAAGGTGCCTAAACGCAACATGAAAGGCAGCAAGGAAGGGCGTACCGCCTTCTTGCCGCCTGAGGGGCAGCAGGCAGTGCTAGATTTGATACGAGCCCTTGAATACCCGGCCCCAGACGACTTCCTTTTCCGTTCCCAACGGAGAGGCAACAGGGCTATCAGCCCCTCTCAAGCGCACCGGGTCTTGGTGTCGTGTTTTGAGTCCTGTGGTGTTGTGGATCAAGTGTCCACCCATTCTATGCGCAAAACGTTCGCAGACCGGATGTATACCTATTTTCTCCAGCGTGTTGCCGATGGAGAGAAGGTAGACGCCTTTACGGAAACATCACTTGCTCTCGGGCATCGTGACCCGGCTAGTACGCGGCACTATTTGAGTTTTCGTGACAATGAACGGTGCGAAGCTGCCAAAGCTATCGGGAGGGCTCTGTATGATTGA
- a CDS encoding helix-turn-helix domain-containing protein codes for MASSDFGGFRWVEPKWDRHFKLLPSDLVGLNGPNGYRPSLWCELGRSAQALLPTLLRHADNKGEAFPSEGRLAAMSGLTRKTVRSAALELEKRKVISISKRILRTGRRSKIYRFPASCADGIILPSIFIDGGNWSELTPAARSLSLAFRFFGSPRPDLDPDYGEWLQDDEWYEYLDRRLADYCNAEPVVLRQFAGIGPRVWSNALRSLQDNFFIEPAHDNETHWRVFVYPPHVKSVSYLNSKLEGET; via the coding sequence ATGGCATCAAGTGATTTTGGCGGGTTCCGTTGGGTTGAACCCAAATGGGACAGACATTTTAAGCTACTTCCATCTGACTTGGTCGGCCTTAATGGGCCGAATGGTTACCGCCCTAGCTTATGGTGTGAACTTGGCCGGTCTGCCCAAGCCCTTTTGCCGACACTGTTGAGGCATGCTGACAATAAGGGGGAAGCATTCCCCAGCGAGGGGCGGCTTGCCGCTATGTCAGGTTTGACACGTAAAACAGTCAGAAGTGCCGCCCTAGAGTTGGAGAAACGAAAGGTCATCTCAATTTCTAAGCGTATTTTAAGGACTGGGCGTCGATCCAAAATTTATCGATTCCCAGCAAGTTGTGCTGACGGGATCATTTTACCATCGATATTCATTGATGGGGGGAACTGGTCTGAACTGACCCCAGCAGCCAGAAGTCTGTCGTTGGCATTTCGTTTTTTTGGAAGTCCTAGGCCCGATCTTGATCCTGATTATGGTGAGTGGCTCCAAGACGATGAGTGGTATGAATATTTGGATCGGCGTCTAGCTGACTATTGTAACGCTGAGCCTGTTGTTCTTAGGCAGTTTGCTGGAATTGGGCCTCGTGTGTGGTCTAACGCTCTTAGGTCATTGCAAGACAATTTTTTTATAGAGCCTGCCCACGACAATGAAACTCACTGGAGAGTGTTTGTTTACCCTCCTCATGTGAAATCCGTTAGCTATCTCAACTCGAAACTTGAAGGTGAGACCTGA
- a CDS encoding helix-turn-helix transcriptional regulator: MKRLRPSLFQASGGNMNPIFPTEGFARLPQILNFLSVSESTFRRGIRAGKFPKPIKVNRTSVWPATEIRAAVDKLSEREG; encoded by the coding sequence ATGAAGCGGCTAAGGCCGTCATTATTTCAAGCAAGTGGAGGAAATATGAATCCGATTTTTCCAACAGAGGGCTTTGCCCGTTTACCCCAAATTCTTAATTTTCTATCTGTCAGCGAGAGTACCTTTCGTCGAGGAATAAGAGCTGGCAAATTCCCTAAGCCAATCAAAGTAAACAGGACAAGCGTTTGGCCTGCTACGGAGATTCGGGCTGCCGTGGACAAGCTTTCTGAAAGAGAAGGCTAG